A part of Streptomyces sp. DSM 40750 genomic DNA contains:
- a CDS encoding ABC transporter ATP-binding protein, translating to MTTTNQLTTQGLDLRYGDRLVVGGLDLTLPGGAVTAIVGPNACGKSTLLRGLSRLLAPAAGTVTLDGADIHRMTARALALRMGLLPQQPVTPEAVTVEALVRLGRYPHQRLLSPWSAADQRAVDEALERTGTAVLRDQPVDRLSGGQRQRAWIALALAQDTELLLLDEPTTFLDLRHQLDVLDLVAALHAEAGRTVVMVLHDLGQAARYADHMVVLKDGRLAAAGPPAEVLDADLVKSVFDVDCRVIPDPETGTPLVVPKGGAARHTTTPASA from the coding sequence ATGACCACCACCAACCAGCTCACCACGCAGGGCCTCGACCTGCGCTACGGAGACCGGCTCGTGGTCGGCGGGCTCGACCTGACGCTGCCCGGCGGTGCCGTCACGGCGATCGTCGGCCCCAACGCCTGTGGCAAGTCGACCCTGTTGAGGGGACTGAGCCGACTGCTCGCGCCCGCCGCCGGCACGGTCACGCTCGACGGCGCCGACATCCACCGCATGACCGCCCGGGCGCTGGCCCTCCGTATGGGACTGCTGCCGCAGCAGCCGGTCACCCCGGAGGCCGTCACCGTCGAGGCGCTCGTACGACTGGGCCGGTACCCGCATCAGCGGCTGCTGAGCCCCTGGTCGGCCGCCGACCAGCGGGCCGTGGACGAGGCACTGGAGCGGACCGGCACGGCGGTGCTGCGGGACCAGCCCGTCGACCGGCTCTCCGGCGGACAGCGCCAACGCGCCTGGATAGCCCTGGCGTTGGCGCAGGACACCGAGCTGCTCCTGCTCGACGAACCGACCACCTTCCTCGACCTCCGGCACCAGCTCGACGTCCTCGACCTGGTCGCCGCCCTGCACGCCGAGGCGGGCCGCACCGTGGTGATGGTGCTGCACGACCTCGGACAGGCCGCCCGTTACGCCGACCACATGGTCGTGCTCAAGGACGGGCGCCTCGCCGCCGCCGGCCCACCGGCCGAGGTGCTCGACGCGGACCTGGTCAAATCCGTGTTCGACGTGGACTGCCGGGTCATCCCCGACCCGGAGACCGGCACACCACTGGTCGTCCCGAAAGGCGGCGCGGCACGGCACACCACCACGCCCGCGTCCGCCTGA